A single window of Ictalurus punctatus breed USDA103 chromosome 27, Coco_2.0, whole genome shotgun sequence DNA harbors:
- the npb gene encoding neuropeptide B has protein sequence MRMMMMRCAPERSVVMLAAVAVLLSCGPADAWYKQATGPSYYSVGRASGLLSGMRRSPYVRRSDAESTLDAGDATGNSVAPELGARHTPVLKNMAICIKDVSPNLQSCEPMQDGWNTFRCRAEVLLALDSLDCLVA, from the exons atgaggatgatgatgatgaggtgCGCGCCGGAGAGGTCCGTCGTGATGCTCGCGGCCGTCGCCGTGCTCCTCTCGTGCGGTCCCGCAGACGCGTGGTACAAGCAGGCCACCGGGCCGAGCTACTACTCCGTGGGCAGAGCCTCGGGTTTGCTGTCCGGCATGCGCAGGTCGCCGTACGTCCGCAGGTCCGACGCCGAGTCCACGCTGGACGCCGGAGACGCCACCGGAAACAGCGTGGCGCCCGAGCTGGGCGCGCGACACACGCCTGTCCTCAAAAACATG GCCATCTGCATCAAGGACGTTTCTCCGAACCTGCAGAGCTGTGAGCCGATGCAGGACGGCTGGAACACGTTCCGGTGCAGGGCGGAGGTCCTGCTCGCGCTCGACTCGCTCGACTGCTTGGTGGCGTGA